In Pseudomonas glycinae, the DNA window TTTGCAGCCTGCAAAATTGCCGCCTTTTCCAAATCGCTGAATATATAAGTCATATTTACTTCCCTGTAATAATTGAACGTGAAAGATAGTCACTAACAGACTTAAGCGCTTCAGGAGCGCCCCGTAATCCTTCTGTACCCAAATGTATACGGCCATCCCCACCTGTAAAGTCAAAACTATGCAACTCGACCGTACAGTACGCACGCAAACTACCAAACTCCAAATTCTCCAGCTGCTCCTTACTCATTTTCAGAAGATATGCTTTACTCAAACCACTGGCCGAAGCTTTAGATTCTGGCGAATTCAAACCATCACAATTTATCGTCCGTGGTGTTCCATCACGCCGGCGCCAGTCGTGCATAACAAACGTTCGAACAGAGAATTCATTTTTGATACTGGGTGGTGATGCGGTAAGCCAAAGTTCCAGGCCTGGGTAGTTCTTCAGCTTTACAACCAGCTCATCCGGCCAATTCACATGCCGTCCGCCCATATTGTGCGGTTCCTTGGTATCCCTTCTGGTGTAAAGCCTGGCGGTAACGTGGTAATGCGTCCAGCTGGTGGGTGGTTCTGCCCCAAGAGTTTCATACACAGGAAACAGTTCTTTTCCCGTCCACCAGAATGCCCCATCAAGAAGATCTGCAATACAGGACCCGTCGCTCCTTAATGTCGATCCAAAATGGAACCCGGGAATCCTTGTCCGATCCAGCAGGCTGCCGCCCAGTATCGGGACCTGCTCCATACCCGCCAGCTTCCTGCTGCATTCCCCTTGTTTCTTCTGATAAATCTCCCGCGCTTCTGCGGCCTCCTCCCATCGGATACAGAAATCAACGACCCAATAACAGATCGCTAGTAACACTCCATATTTAATTCCCCTTCTGCACTGGCGGAAAACTTCCTTGCGAGACATCTTAAGCATTTCAAATCTCCATTTTAAAATGACCAATCACATCACTCGAAACAACTCACCCCATCAACTCCTTAAATACTTCAAAGTAACCGCTTACTCCTTTAACCACATCGAATTCGCTTGCCTTCAACCTCGCCGCATCCTTCACAGACTCAAAACCAGCGAAAGACTTTAAAACCCTGCACACTGCCGTGGCGATTTCTTCAGCGTCAAAAAAATCAACAAGTATCCCGCTGATTCCATCTTCGATAACTTCCTGCACGGGAGCGGCATTTGAACCTACGACAACACAGCCAGATGCCATGGCTTCCAACAGAGACCAAGACAAAACAAACGGATATGTCAAATACACGTGAGCCTTTGAAAGACTCAGAACCGACCTGTATGTTTGATAAGGCAACTTCCCAACAAAGTGAACATTGGAAATATAAACATCCACCTCCGCGACCATCTTGCTTCGCCAGTTCGGGTATCCAATGGGCATCCGCCCATAACTGACATCATCCCCACCCACTACAATGACCTGCGCGCTCGGGCACTTTTCCTGAATATAGGGAATGGATCTCATAAAACTATGAAAGCCTCGGTAAGGTTCGAGGTTTCTGGCGACATAAGTCACAATAGGCTGACCTGCTCTTATCACGCGCCCACTCGGCAGCGTTACAGACTCGACCTTTTCTGATTCGGCAAATTGAATAATGCCTTCGTGAATTACGCGAATTTTGGACTGATATATTTTCGGAAAAAGACTGCGCTGCCATTGTGTAGGTGCAATCCCGGCATCGCACTGCTCAATATTCAGGAGATGCATCGAATTCAAGACTCTAAGCCTTGAGGACGTATCCATCGCACAGGGAAACTCAGGATCGAAACCAGAGTCCGCCTCACGCGCTCGGTAATAGTATTCACAGAAATGAACTAGCGGCACATCGGGGTAAACATCTTTGACGAATAGCGATTCACCCCAACCAGGATGAGCGAGAACTACATCAGGCCGAAAGCCTGCCTGGCTGAGTCTCTTCAATATTCGTTGAACTTGTTGCCCGTCCGAAACAGCCTCTTGATATCTATGCAAATAGTCGTGAGCGTCATTAGTCATATTCCTTGATGGTCGATATCAAAATAACTTTACCCCGGCAATACCTGGCGCGGTATCGCGTCCAATTGCAATGACGCCCAGACGCCTGCGCAATGCTTCCAACGCCACATGACGAAACTGACCGGGAAAATTCTGATGAATGATAAGAAGATTCATATCCGAGCAATATCCCGCGCTTATACACCTCCATGAAATTGAAGTTTTTCAACGTCAACATGTGCATACAAACG includes these proteins:
- a CDS encoding glycosyltransferase, whose translation is MTNDAHDYLHRYQEAVSDGQQVQRILKRLSQAGFRPDVVLAHPGWGESLFVKDVYPDVPLVHFCEYYYRAREADSGFDPEFPCAMDTSSRLRVLNSMHLLNIEQCDAGIAPTQWQRSLFPKIYQSKIRVIHEGIIQFAESEKVESVTLPSGRVIRAGQPIVTYVARNLEPYRGFHSFMRSIPYIQEKCPSAQVIVVGGDDVSYGRMPIGYPNWRSKMVAEVDVYISNVHFVGKLPYQTYRSVLSLSKAHVYLTYPFVLSWSLLEAMASGCVVVGSNAAPVQEVIEDGISGILVDFFDAEEIATAVCRVLKSFAGFESVKDAARLKASEFDVVKGVSGYFEVFKELMG